The genomic stretch CTCCTGGCACGTCCACACCGACGACTACGCCAGGTCCGTCCAGACCCGTCCCGGCGCTGATCTGGTGGCCGTCTGGGACGACGACGCCGAGCGCGGACGCGCCGCCGCCGAGCACCTGGGCGCACCCTTCGAGCCGGACCTCGCGGCGCTGCTGTCCGGCGAGAGCGCCGCGGGGCGCGTGGACGGCGTCACCGTCACCACCTCGACGCGCGCCCACCGAGAGGTCATCGGCGCCGCCCTCAGCGCGGGCGTCCACGTCTTCACCGAGAAGCTGCTCGCACCGACCGTCGCCGAGTGCACCGAGCTGCTCACCGAAGCCGAGCGCACCGGTGCGGTGGTGGTCGTCTCGTTGCCCCGCCTGTACGAGGGGTGCACGGCCGCGGTGCGCGAGGTGGTCGAGAGCGGCCGCCTCGGACGCGTCACGTACGCCCGCGTTCGCCTTTCCCACGAGGGCGCGGTCACCGGCTGGCTGCCGGACCGCTTCTTCGACCCCGGGCCCTCGGTCGGCGGTGCGCTCACAGACCTCGGCTGCCACCCCGTCTACCTGCTGCAGCTGCTGCTCGGCGCCCGTCCCGACACCGTCACCGCGGTCTACGGGTCCGTGACGGGCCGGGCCGTGGAGGACAACGCCGTCGTCGTCGCCAGCTACCCGGGAGGCGTCATCGGCGTCGCGGAGGCGAGCTTCTCCTCCCCCACCCCGTTCACCATCGACGTGTTCGGCACCGAGGGCACGGTCAGCTGGACCGACGCGCCGCGACGGCTCACCGCGACCGGTGCGGCCTTCCGGTCAGCAGACCAGGACGACGACGGCGGCGAGCCCGTCCAGCTGCCGGTGCCCGAGGACGGGCCCGGGGCGTTCGCCCAGTGGGTGGACCACATCCGCTCCGGCACCCGAGCCGACGACAACACCTCCCGCGCCGTGGAGCTCACGCGCCTGGTGGTGGCGGCCAACCGCGCCGCCGCCGAGCAGCGCGCCGTGGCGCTCGGCTGACGCACCCGCTGAAGACCCTCCCCCGCTCGACGCTCGCAGAGGAGCTGCCGTCATGACCAGCACCACCGGACGTGCCCTCCCGACCGCCCCGGTGCGGGTCGGCCTCATCGGCGGGGGCGGCATCGCCACCGCCCACATCGCCGGGTACGCGGCCGCCGCCGACCGGATCCGCGTGGCCGCCGTCGCCGACGCCTCCGAGGCGACCGCCCGCGCCCGCGGCGAGGAGCTGGGCGTCCCGCACTCCACGGACTACGCCGAGATGATCGCCTCGGCCGAGGTCGACGCCGTGGACATCTGCCTGCCCCACCACCTCCACGCCGACGCGATCGTCACCGCGGCGCGGGCCGGCAAGCACGTGCTGTGCGAGAAGCCGCTCTGCCTCACCCCGGAG from Quadrisphaera setariae encodes the following:
- a CDS encoding Gfo/Idh/MocA family protein is translated as MPPAPPAQPLRVAVLGSWHVHTDDYARSVQTRPGADLVAVWDDDAERGRAAAEHLGAPFEPDLAALLSGESAAGRVDGVTVTTSTRAHREVIGAALSAGVHVFTEKLLAPTVAECTELLTEAERTGAVVVVSLPRLYEGCTAAVREVVESGRLGRVTYARVRLSHEGAVTGWLPDRFFDPGPSVGGALTDLGCHPVYLLQLLLGARPDTVTAVYGSVTGRAVEDNAVVVASYPGGVIGVAEASFSSPTPFTIDVFGTEGTVSWTDAPRRLTATGAAFRSADQDDDGGEPVQLPVPEDGPGAFAQWVDHIRSGTRADDNTSRAVELTRLVVAANRAAAEQRAVALG